The following proteins are co-located in the Wenzhouxiangella marina genome:
- a CDS encoding SurA N-terminal domain-containing protein, protein MLQAIRDRVTGLVAIVILGLLAIPFIFVGLESYIQRVPEDAVAIVGEDKITTTEFQTSFAQYRANLRQQQGDAYDEIATNQPIVRREHLEGMIDQLLLRQHADTLGLAVSDQAILDIILEIPAFQVDGQFNQDQYRQVLRASGRIPRVFEQELREDLLVNALPSSLSASATPTEAEIDQIIRLRQQTRDLVYTTIAPADFEEQVEITEADVEQFYADNPNDFRTQEQVRLSWIELSADDFRDELGLSEEELRQRYEAASQRYLTPEAREAAHILITAGQERSNEEAAALAAEIRQRLLDGEDFSALAMEYSDDPGSAAQGGDLGLVERDQMVEAFESALFALSEPGEISEVVESRFGWHVIRLGEIREPQGMSFEEARDEILAEYVDIESERLYEEQSERLIDLIYADDSSLEPLAEALGVEIQTGEPITRMGGVAPLSNPQVVEAAFSDRVLLDGAVSDPIEYDENRSIVIKLEEHLPSVVRPLEEVSDGIRERLRLEGAADLARARADALLARIESGEVASFETLAEEEGLTLETVEAMGRFDFEQGLDFVREVFRLPRPAGESVYDILDKGRDFALVRLDAVVDGDPAAASEAERSGAAQQLRFIRSDYEIAGLVEYLRSNTEIEVMEERL, encoded by the coding sequence ATGCTTCAGGCCATTCGTGACCGTGTAACCGGACTTGTCGCCATCGTCATCCTCGGCCTGCTGGCCATCCCGTTCATCTTCGTCGGGTTGGAAAGCTACATCCAGCGGGTTCCGGAAGACGCTGTGGCAATCGTGGGTGAGGACAAGATCACCACGACGGAATTCCAGACCAGCTTCGCCCAGTATCGGGCCAACCTGCGCCAGCAACAGGGTGATGCCTATGACGAGATCGCGACCAACCAGCCGATCGTTCGTCGCGAACACCTGGAAGGCATGATCGATCAGCTGCTGCTGCGTCAGCATGCCGATACGCTTGGGCTGGCGGTCAGCGACCAGGCCATCCTGGACATCATCCTGGAAATTCCCGCCTTCCAGGTCGATGGCCAGTTCAATCAGGATCAGTACCGTCAGGTGCTTCGGGCCAGCGGACGGATTCCGCGCGTGTTCGAACAGGAATTGCGCGAAGATCTGCTGGTCAATGCGCTACCGTCTTCGCTGAGTGCGTCGGCTACGCCGACGGAAGCCGAGATCGATCAGATCATTCGCCTGCGTCAGCAGACCCGTGACCTGGTCTATACCACCATCGCTCCGGCGGATTTCGAGGAGCAGGTCGAGATCACCGAGGCCGATGTCGAGCAGTTCTACGCCGACAACCCCAACGACTTCCGCACCCAGGAGCAGGTTCGTCTGTCCTGGATCGAACTGTCCGCCGATGATTTCCGCGACGAACTCGGCCTGTCCGAGGAAGAGCTGCGCCAGCGCTACGAGGCGGCCAGTCAGCGCTATCTGACGCCGGAAGCGCGCGAAGCCGCGCACATCCTGATCACGGCCGGTCAGGAGCGCAGCAACGAAGAAGCCGCTGCGCTGGCGGCCGAAATTCGACAGCGGCTCCTCGACGGCGAGGATTTCTCGGCGCTGGCGATGGAGTATTCCGACGACCCGGGTTCCGCCGCTCAGGGCGGTGACCTGGGACTGGTCGAGCGTGATCAGATGGTCGAGGCCTTCGAGTCGGCGCTGTTTGCCCTGTCCGAACCGGGCGAGATCAGCGAGGTCGTCGAATCGCGCTTCGGCTGGCATGTGATCCGTCTCGGCGAGATTCGAGAGCCGCAGGGCATGAGCTTCGAAGAAGCCCGCGACGAGATCCTGGCCGAATACGTGGACATCGAGTCCGAGCGCCTCTATGAAGAGCAGTCCGAGCGTCTGATCGACCTGATCTACGCCGACGACAGCAGCCTGGAGCCGCTGGCCGAGGCGCTGGGCGTGGAAATCCAGACCGGTGAGCCCATCACCCGGATGGGCGGTGTGGCTCCGCTCTCCAATCCTCAGGTGGTCGAGGCCGCCTTCTCGGATCGGGTGCTGCTCGACGGCGCCGTTTCGGACCCGATCGAATACGACGAGAACCGCTCGATCGTGATCAAGCTCGAGGAGCACCTGCCCTCGGTCGTGCGTCCGCTGGAGGAAGTCAGCGACGGCATCCGCGAGCGTCTGCGTCTGGAAGGCGCGGCCGATCTGGCGCGGGCCCGGGCGGATGCCCTGCTGGCGCGTATCGAATCGGGTGAGGTCGCCAGCTTCGAGACCCTGGCCGAGGAAGAAGGCCTGACATTGGAGACCGTCGAGGCCATGGGCCGCTTCGACTTCGAGCAAGGCCTGGACTTCGTCCGTGAAGTCTTCCGTCTGCCGCGTCCGGCCGGTGAGTCCGTGTACGACATCCTCGACAAGGGGCGTGATTTTGCCCTGGTCCGACTGGATGCCGTGGTCGACGGTGACCCGGCGGCCGCCAGCGAAGCCGAGCGCAGCGGCGCCGCGCAGCAGCTTCGCTTCATCCGCAGCGACTACGAGATCGCCGGTCTGGTCGAGTACCTTCGCTCCAACACCGAGATCGAAGTCATGGAGGAGCGCCTCTGA
- a CDS encoding SUMF1/EgtB/PvdO family nonheme iron enzyme, whose amino-acid sequence MKTRVFMLAFALATFATGLMAQDNADQEQTGAGASQEEDREDRSVRRLGDMVGGGDSEFSMDIPTFETPVQATPQPEVSLPDPEQDAALQNLLTRRAFVPEDPDIQAELRALMADVAADARAALNAGNLDQAQRLVNVIEVFEPEQPIIAQVQNEAARRSNLANALARAAAALAEGNFVTPEGNSANDLYQQALALDPGNAAAQTGLNNTYDAILARALELAQDLDFEAAEAMLEQAGQVRDDPEAVAEARASMSDFRVRYLDDLDGQVVAAIDAGNYDEAESLITRLLALDYERDRIESLQMSLSDARLYGSLEPGQVFNDTLESSSAPGPDLVVVPAGSFMMGSPDSEADRFGNEGPRHRVTFERGFALGRTEVTVAQFEAFVNATGYRTDAEREGQSRIYDPRTGRMDSKIRITWRNDYIGEEAAPDLPVVHVSWNDAQAYVRWLSEETGRNYRLPSEAEFEYALRAGSQSPYWWGEESPEDNTENLTGDGDSSPTNASWNVAFRRYTDGFWGPAPVASLRANPFGLYDMGGNVMEWLGDCWHDSFVRAPDDGSAWVNPGCDRHVIKGGAWSSTPAMARSAFRLSSADESTDMRVGFRVARDL is encoded by the coding sequence ATGAAGACTAGAGTATTCATGCTGGCATTTGCCCTGGCGACCTTCGCCACCGGGCTGATGGCCCAGGACAACGCCGATCAGGAACAGACGGGTGCTGGCGCCTCTCAGGAGGAAGACCGCGAAGACCGCAGTGTTCGCCGGCTTGGCGACATGGTGGGTGGCGGCGACAGCGAGTTCTCCATGGACATTCCGACCTTCGAGACGCCGGTGCAGGCGACGCCGCAGCCGGAGGTCAGTCTGCCGGATCCGGAGCAGGATGCCGCACTGCAGAATCTGCTGACGCGCCGGGCCTTCGTTCCGGAGGACCCGGACATCCAGGCCGAACTCCGGGCATTGATGGCCGACGTGGCCGCGGACGCACGCGCGGCGCTCAACGCCGGCAATCTGGATCAGGCCCAGCGTCTGGTCAACGTCATCGAGGTGTTCGAGCCCGAGCAGCCCATCATTGCCCAGGTGCAGAACGAAGCGGCGCGTCGCAGCAATCTGGCCAACGCCCTGGCGCGCGCCGCGGCCGCGCTTGCGGAAGGCAATTTCGTGACGCCGGAAGGCAACAGCGCCAACGATCTCTACCAGCAGGCGCTGGCCCTCGATCCTGGCAACGCGGCCGCCCAGACCGGTCTGAACAACACCTATGACGCGATCCTTGCCCGAGCGCTCGAACTGGCCCAGGATCTCGACTTCGAAGCCGCCGAGGCCATGCTCGAGCAGGCCGGCCAGGTGCGTGACGATCCCGAGGCGGTGGCCGAAGCGCGTGCCAGCATGTCCGATTTCCGCGTTCGCTACCTCGATGACCTGGACGGTCAGGTCGTCGCGGCCATCGACGCCGGCAACTACGACGAGGCCGAAAGCCTGATCACCCGCCTGCTGGCGCTGGATTACGAGCGCGATCGCATCGAGTCCCTGCAGATGTCCCTGTCCGATGCGCGCCTCTACGGCAGCCTGGAGCCGGGTCAGGTCTTCAACGATACCCTGGAGAGCAGTTCAGCGCCCGGTCCCGACCTGGTGGTCGTCCCCGCAGGCAGCTTCATGATGGGTTCCCCGGACTCCGAGGCCGATCGCTTCGGCAACGAGGGTCCGCGCCATCGCGTGACCTTCGAGCGCGGTTTCGCGCTGGGCCGTACGGAAGTAACGGTCGCTCAGTTCGAGGCCTTCGTCAACGCCACCGGCTACCGCACCGACGCCGAGCGGGAAGGGCAGTCGCGTATCTACGATCCGCGCACCGGCCGCATGGACAGCAAGATCCGGATCACCTGGCGCAACGACTACATCGGCGAAGAAGCCGCGCCGGACCTGCCGGTGGTTCACGTGTCCTGGAACGACGCCCAGGCCTACGTCCGCTGGCTGAGCGAGGAGACCGGGCGCAACTATCGCCTGCCGTCGGAGGCGGAGTTCGAGTATGCGCTGCGCGCCGGCAGCCAGTCTCCGTACTGGTGGGGTGAGGAGTCGCCTGAAGACAACACGGAAAACCTCACCGGCGACGGCGATTCCTCGCCGACCAACGCCAGCTGGAACGTGGCCTTCCGTCGCTACACCGACGGTTTCTGGGGCCCGGCCCCCGTGGCCAGCCTGCGTGCCAACCCCTTCGGCCTCTATGACATGGGCGGCAACGTGATGGAGTGGTTGGGCGATTGCTGGCACGACAGCTTCGTGCGCGCCCCGGACGATGGTTCGGCCTGGGTCAACCCCGGCTGCGACCGCCACGTCATCAAGGGCGGCGCCTGGTCCAGCACGCCGGCCATGGCGCGCTCGGCCTTCCGCCTGTCCAGTGCCGACGAAAGCACCGACATGCGCGTCGGATTCCGGGTCGCCCGCGACCTGTAA
- a CDS encoding enoyl-ACP reductase FabI, which produces MGMLAGKKALIVGVASPRSIAWGIAEAMHREGAELAFTYQTEKLKSRVDKIAEQTGSKLVMPLDVAEDEQIDAVFRTLGEHWDGLDIIVHAVGFAPREQLEGEFADVIDREGFRIAHDISAYSFAALARAGRDMMRGRNGSLLTLSYLGAVRAMPSYNVMGLAKASLESCVRYLAHGLGPEGTRVNGISAGPIKTLAAAGISKFRSMLDHVETTAPLRRSVTPEDVGNVAAFLCSDLASGVTGEITYVDAGYNIVGMAGLE; this is translated from the coding sequence ATGGGAATGCTAGCGGGCAAGAAGGCCCTGATCGTCGGGGTTGCCAGCCCCCGCTCCATCGCCTGGGGCATCGCCGAGGCGATGCACCGCGAGGGCGCGGAACTGGCCTTTACCTACCAGACCGAAAAACTCAAATCACGCGTGGACAAGATCGCCGAGCAGACTGGCTCGAAGCTGGTCATGCCCCTCGATGTCGCAGAGGACGAGCAGATCGACGCGGTCTTCCGGACCCTGGGTGAGCACTGGGATGGCCTGGACATCATCGTGCATGCCGTGGGATTCGCTCCCCGCGAGCAGCTCGAGGGCGAGTTCGCCGACGTAATCGACCGCGAGGGTTTCCGCATCGCGCATGACATCTCGGCCTACAGCTTCGCCGCTCTGGCGCGGGCCGGCCGCGACATGATGCGTGGGCGCAACGGCTCGCTGCTGACCCTGTCCTACCTGGGTGCCGTGCGCGCCATGCCCAGCTACAACGTGATGGGCCTGGCCAAGGCCTCGCTGGAATCCTGTGTCCGCTATCTGGCGCACGGCCTCGGGCCGGAGGGGACCCGCGTGAACGGCATCTCGGCCGGACCGATCAAGACCCTGGCCGCGGCCGGGATCTCCAAGTTCCGGTCGATGCTCGATCATGTCGAAACCACGGCCCCCCTGCGCCGCAGCGTGACGCCGGAAGACGTCGGCAATGTCGCCGCCTTCCTGTGTTCGGATCTGGCCTCGGGCGTGACCGGCGAGATCACCTACGTGGACGCCGGCTACAACATCGTGGGCATGGCCGGTCTGGAATGA
- the lon gene encoding endopeptidase La yields MTSNASSGASQSPPRQPTPVLSLRDVVVFPHMVIPLFVGRERSVRALEETMNVDKQILLITQRNPEVESPEPSDLFDHGTIASILQMLRLPDGTTKVLVEGVERVKVTELEETDGYLAGRWEYLQGQADDERQLEVTTRSLMSLFEQYVKLSRKIPPELLTTLAGIEDSSRLADTIAAHLGIRNEDKQQILETASVLERMERLMALIEGEIDVLKLEKRIRGRVKTQMEKSQREYYLNEQMKAIQKELGDLDESGNDLGDLEQKIEKAGMPKEALEKARSELNKLKMMSPMSAEATVVRNYLDWMLMMPWKKRSKVRHDIKAAHDILERDHYGLERVKERILEYLAVQQRVKKLKGPILCLVGPPGVGKTSLGKSIAKATGRELVRMSLGGVRDEAEIRGHRRTYIGSMPGRVLQNMGKVGTRNPLFMLDELDKMSMDFRGDPSSALLEVLDPEQNNTFGDHYLEVDFDLSEVMFLATANSLNIPGPLLDRMEVIRIPGYTEDEKLNIATRYLLGKQIEQHGLKPEEISVSETAITDIIRYYTREAGVRNLERELAKICRKVVKELSLDPKLERRQITTRNLDKYLGVRRFRYGRAEEQSEIGQVTGLAWTEVGGELLQIEAAAVPGKGKLTHTGQLGSVMQESVQAALSVVRSRASALGIAEDFHQNKDIHIHVPEGATPKDGPSAGIAMVTALVSVLTGVAVRADVAMTGEITLRGKVLPIGGLKEKLLAALRGGIRLVLIPEENEKDLAEIPERIKKDLEIKPVKWIDEVLELALVELPQGEASEDSSSVADPQNAGSSQVRAH; encoded by the coding sequence ATGACCAGCAACGCCAGCAGCGGTGCCTCCCAGTCGCCCCCGCGTCAGCCCACCCCGGTGCTGAGCCTGCGCGATGTGGTGGTGTTCCCCCACATGGTGATCCCTCTCTTCGTCGGCCGTGAACGTTCGGTGCGGGCGCTGGAGGAGACCATGAACGTCGACAAGCAGATTCTGCTGATCACCCAGCGTAATCCCGAAGTCGAATCGCCCGAGCCCTCCGATCTGTTCGATCACGGAACGATCGCCAGCATCCTGCAGATGCTGCGTCTGCCGGACGGCACCACCAAGGTGCTCGTCGAGGGCGTGGAGCGGGTCAAGGTGACCGAACTCGAGGAGACCGATGGCTACCTGGCCGGTCGTTGGGAGTACCTGCAGGGGCAGGCCGACGACGAGCGCCAGCTCGAAGTCACCACGCGCAGCCTGATGAGCCTGTTCGAGCAGTACGTCAAGCTCAGCCGGAAGATTCCGCCCGAACTGCTGACCACCCTGGCCGGCATCGAGGATTCCAGCCGTCTGGCCGACACGATCGCGGCGCATCTGGGCATTCGCAACGAGGACAAGCAGCAGATCCTCGAAACCGCGTCCGTGCTGGAGCGGATGGAGCGTCTGATGGCCCTGATCGAGGGCGAGATCGACGTGCTCAAGCTCGAGAAGCGCATTCGCGGGCGCGTCAAGACGCAGATGGAAAAGAGCCAGCGCGAGTACTACCTCAACGAGCAGATGAAGGCCATCCAGAAGGAGCTGGGCGATCTCGACGAGTCCGGCAACGACCTGGGCGATCTCGAGCAGAAGATCGAAAAGGCCGGCATGCCCAAGGAGGCGCTGGAGAAGGCCCGTAGCGAATTGAACAAGCTGAAGATGATGTCGCCGATGTCGGCCGAGGCCACGGTGGTGCGCAACTACCTGGACTGGATGCTGATGATGCCGTGGAAGAAGCGCAGCAAGGTGCGCCACGACATCAAGGCCGCCCACGACATTCTGGAACGCGATCATTACGGCCTGGAGCGGGTCAAGGAGCGGATCCTCGAGTACCTCGCCGTGCAGCAGCGCGTCAAGAAGCTCAAGGGTCCGATTCTCTGCCTGGTCGGCCCGCCCGGGGTGGGCAAGACCTCGCTGGGCAAATCGATTGCAAAGGCCACCGGACGCGAGCTGGTGCGCATGAGTCTGGGTGGCGTCAGGGACGAGGCCGAGATCCGCGGCCATCGTCGGACCTACATCGGTTCGATGCCGGGCCGCGTGCTTCAGAACATGGGCAAGGTCGGGACCAGGAACCCCCTGTTCATGCTCGACGAGCTGGACAAGATGAGCATGGACTTCCGGGGTGATCCCTCCTCGGCCCTGCTCGAAGTGCTCGATCCCGAGCAGAACAACACCTTCGGCGATCATTACCTGGAGGTCGATTTCGATCTGTCGGAGGTGATGTTCCTGGCGACGGCGAATTCCCTGAACATTCCGGGTCCGCTGCTGGATCGTATGGAAGTGATCCGGATTCCGGGTTACACGGAGGACGAGAAGCTCAATATCGCCACTCGCTATCTGCTGGGCAAGCAGATCGAGCAGCATGGTCTCAAGCCCGAGGAGATCAGCGTCAGCGAAACCGCGATCACGGACATCATCCGCTACTACACCCGCGAGGCGGGCGTGCGGAACCTCGAGCGCGAACTGGCCAAGATCTGCCGCAAGGTAGTCAAGGAGCTGAGCCTCGATCCGAAGCTGGAGCGTCGTCAGATCACCACTCGGAATCTCGACAAGTACCTGGGCGTGCGGCGCTTCCGCTACGGACGTGCCGAAGAACAGAGCGAGATCGGTCAGGTCACGGGCCTGGCCTGGACCGAAGTGGGCGGCGAGCTGCTGCAGATCGAAGCCGCGGCGGTCCCGGGCAAGGGCAAGCTGACCCACACGGGGCAGCTGGGCAGCGTCATGCAGGAATCGGTGCAGGCGGCGCTGTCGGTCGTTCGATCCCGGGCCAGCGCCCTGGGCATCGCCGAGGATTTCCACCAGAACAAGGACATCCATATCCACGTTCCGGAAGGGGCGACGCCGAAGGATGGTCCCAGCGCAGGGATTGCCATGGTGACGGCTCTGGTTTCGGTGCTGACCGGGGTGGCCGTGCGAGCGGACGTCGCCATGACCGGGGAGATCACCCTGCGCGGCAAGGTGCTGCCGATCGGTGGCCTCAAGGAAAAGCTGCTGGCCGCTCTTCGTGGTGGCATTCGACTGGTGCTGATTCCCGAAGAGAACGAGAAGGACCTCGCCGAGATTCCCGAGCGGATCAAGAAGGACCTGGAAATCAAGCCGGTCAAATGGATCGACGAGGTGCTGGAACTCGCGCTGGTCGAGCTTCCGCAAGGTGAAGCTTCGGAGGACTCTTCCTCCGTGGCAGACCCTCAGAATGCCGGAAGTTCGCAGGTTCGAGCGCACTGA
- a CDS encoding NADPH-dependent FMN reductase has protein sequence MKLVAISGSLRQASFNTRLGRLMADLSPAGCEVVLKGLHGIPLYNADDEEARGIPEAVEALRGEIKAADGLILITPEYNGAMPGVLKNALDWLTRPGEEMKPTFGHRPTALAGATPGAWGTAMAQSGALINLRQLGVNLFPDFLRVSRAGTVLGDGEVDAKLRDQVGAWLERFVEFARG, from the coding sequence ATGAAATTGGTCGCGATCTCAGGCAGCCTGCGCCAGGCCTCCTTCAACACTCGCCTTGGCCGGCTGATGGCCGATTTGTCGCCTGCCGGGTGCGAGGTGGTTCTGAAGGGCCTGCACGGCATTCCGCTCTACAACGCCGACGACGAGGAAGCCCGGGGCATCCCCGAAGCCGTGGAAGCCCTCAGAGGGGAGATCAAGGCCGCCGATGGCCTGATCCTGATCACGCCCGAGTACAACGGGGCCATGCCTGGCGTGCTCAAGAATGCGCTGGACTGGCTGACGCGGCCCGGTGAGGAAATGAAGCCCACCTTCGGGCACCGCCCCACGGCGCTGGCCGGTGCCACCCCGGGCGCCTGGGGAACCGCCATGGCCCAATCCGGCGCCCTGATCAATCTGCGCCAGCTGGGGGTGAACCTGTTCCCGGACTTCCTGCGGGTGTCCCGGGCGGGAACGGTGCTGGGAGACGGGGAGGTGGATGCCAAACTGAGAGATCAGGTGGGCGCCTGGCTCGAGCGCTTCGTCGAGTTTGCCCGCGGCTGA
- a CDS encoding ribonuclease D — translation MSHLRPSATPSASTLELARQATEQARFLAPEEGLSGPASRWTQARVIGLDTEFVRERTFYPRPGLIQIHDGQETWLIDPIGREDVTALTELMNDPDSIKVFHSVGEDLEIMQLVAGAVPSPLFDTQIAAAMLGFPLQCRYEVLVQECFGVELAGGQARSDWCKRPLSATLLHYAASDVVWLPELQALLEKALEKAGRLGWLQEDCQRLVDAARNGDEKVPLLRVKGAGRLDELGLGWLDRFSTWREQQCRKRDLPRSFVLRDEVLVDIAERAARGQTIEALDALPPRERRRYGNELEALLQDTPQPITRPLELIRLEPKQRDAIKAAQAEVRRIAEELGVDPALLASKRELTRLLFGERPDWADGWRGEWIGHLGPEA, via the coding sequence ATGTCACATCTTCGGCCCAGCGCCACGCCGAGCGCTTCGACCCTCGAGCTCGCCCGACAAGCCACCGAGCAGGCCCGTTTTCTGGCGCCGGAGGAGGGCCTGAGCGGCCCGGCGAGCCGATGGACGCAGGCCAGAGTCATTGGCCTGGACACCGAATTCGTGCGCGAGCGCACCTTCTACCCACGCCCGGGGCTGATTCAGATCCATGACGGCCAGGAGACCTGGTTGATCGACCCGATCGGCCGCGAGGACGTGACCGCGCTGACCGAACTCATGAACGACCCGGACTCGATCAAGGTCTTCCACAGCGTGGGCGAAGACCTGGAGATCATGCAGCTGGTCGCAGGGGCCGTCCCTTCGCCCCTGTTCGACACGCAGATCGCCGCCGCCATGCTGGGCTTCCCGCTCCAGTGCCGCTACGAAGTACTGGTCCAGGAGTGCTTCGGCGTCGAACTGGCCGGCGGCCAGGCGCGATCGGACTGGTGCAAGCGCCCGCTGTCCGCCACGCTGCTGCACTACGCCGCCAGCGACGTGGTCTGGCTGCCGGAACTGCAGGCCTTGCTGGAAAAAGCGCTGGAGAAGGCCGGTCGACTGGGCTGGCTTCAGGAAGACTGCCAACGCCTGGTGGACGCCGCACGCAATGGCGATGAGAAAGTCCCACTGCTCAGGGTCAAAGGCGCAGGCCGCCTCGACGAGCTCGGACTGGGCTGGCTCGACCGCTTCTCGACCTGGCGGGAGCAACAATGCCGCAAGCGCGATCTGCCTCGCAGCTTCGTCCTGCGCGATGAGGTCCTGGTCGACATTGCAGAGCGCGCCGCTCGCGGTCAGACGATCGAGGCGCTCGATGCGCTACCGCCGCGCGAACGCCGTCGCTACGGCAATGAGCTTGAAGCGCTGCTCCAGGACACTCCACAGCCGATCACACGGCCCCTGGAGCTGATCCGCCTGGAACCGAAGCAACGCGATGCGATCAAGGCCGCACAGGCCGAAGTGCGACGGATTGCCGAGGAGCTCGGCGTCGACCCTGCCCTGCTCGCCAGCAAGCGCGAACTGACCCGGCTGCTGTTCGGCGAACGCCCCGACTGGGCCGACGGCTGGCGAGGCGAATGGATCGGCCATCTGGGGCCGGAGGCATGA
- a CDS encoding DUF3300 domain-containing protein, with protein MQTFRRWILALGLATTLFVPAVSAQEEPFSQAELDAMLAPIALYPDSVLSHVLIAATYPLEVVQAARWSLENPDLSGEAAVIAVEDFDWDPSVKALTAFPELLARMDEDIEWTQRLGDAFLIQEGEVIAAIQDLRDRAYAQGHLRSNEHVRVVREERVIYIEPARTRTVYVPYYDPYVVYGSWWWDAYPPVVWHYRRPSIGVSFYWGTGYRIAPSFYFSSFHWARREVVVVHHHHYPRGRHFRSGREVARYREARHWRHNPHHRRGVAYHRRIDEARFVARVERAERRAERHARPVGDQRRWAQSQRRELNLRERQTSPDRSQRVLAGTERVRTQSEPRLRGNGQASERLQDRRGRDARDARSATRERASVTRSESRRAQVEARTSSRAVQRERRVERSRSPSDFTVERSRAPQGLPERGRNTRSMSRDDRPAVRAQTPRRSEPARRPAPNPERVQRSAPRRASAAPARSEAPRPRAERPARVQSESRAPSRAQTRQRAESRRSGRDGRRQDP; from the coding sequence ATGCAGACTTTCAGACGCTGGATTCTTGCCCTTGGCCTGGCCACGACCCTGTTCGTGCCGGCCGTTTCCGCCCAGGAAGAGCCCTTCAGCCAGGCCGAACTGGATGCCATGCTGGCCCCGATCGCCCTGTACCCGGACAGCGTCCTGTCCCACGTGCTGATCGCGGCGACCTATCCGCTGGAAGTGGTGCAGGCGGCGAGATGGTCCCTGGAGAACCCGGACCTGTCCGGCGAAGCGGCCGTCATCGCCGTCGAGGATTTCGACTGGGATCCCAGCGTCAAGGCCCTGACGGCCTTTCCCGAGCTGCTGGCGCGCATGGATGAGGACATCGAATGGACCCAGCGTCTGGGCGATGCCTTCCTGATCCAGGAGGGTGAGGTGATCGCCGCCATCCAGGACCTGCGCGATCGAGCCTATGCCCAGGGTCATCTCCGCAGCAACGAGCACGTGCGAGTCGTGCGCGAAGAGCGGGTGATCTACATCGAGCCGGCCCGAACCCGCACGGTCTACGTGCCGTACTACGACCCCTACGTGGTCTACGGCAGCTGGTGGTGGGATGCCTATCCGCCGGTGGTCTGGCACTACCGTCGCCCGAGCATCGGCGTGAGCTTCTACTGGGGCACGGGCTACCGCATCGCGCCGAGCTTCTACTTCAGCTCCTTCCACTGGGCGCGTCGCGAGGTCGTGGTCGTGCACCACCATCATTATCCGCGCGGGCGGCATTTCCGCTCAGGTCGCGAAGTCGCCCGCTACCGTGAAGCCCGGCACTGGCGCCACAACCCTCATCATCGCCGCGGCGTCGCCTATCACCGCCGCATCGACGAGGCCCGCTTCGTTGCGCGCGTGGAACGGGCTGAGCGCCGCGCTGAGCGGCACGCCCGTCCGGTGGGCGACCAGCGCCGCTGGGCGCAGTCCCAGCGCCGTGAGCTCAATCTGAGAGAGCGTCAGACCTCGCCGGACCGCAGTCAGCGCGTGCTGGCCGGGACCGAGCGGGTCCGCACCCAGTCCGAGCCGCGCCTGCGTGGTAACGGGCAGGCGAGTGAGCGACTGCAGGATCGCCGCGGTCGCGATGCCCGGGACGCCAGAAGCGCGACGCGGGAACGGGCCTCGGTGACACGCTCGGAATCGCGCCGAGCCCAGGTCGAGGCGCGCACCTCCTCACGTGCCGTGCAGCGCGAGCGCCGGGTGGAGCGCAGCCGATCGCCTTCGGACTTCACCGTCGAGCGCTCCCGGGCTCCCCAGGGGCTGCCGGAGCGCGGCCGCAACACGCGCTCGATGTCCCGTGACGACCGCCCGGCGGTCCGCGCCCAGACGCCACGGCGCAGCGAGCCGGCGCGCCGTCCGGCACCGAACCCCGAACGCGTCCAGCGTTCCGCGCCCCGCCGCGCCAGCGCAGCCCCCGCGCGCAGCGAAGCGCCCAGGCCCCGCGCCGAGCGTCCGGCCCGGGTGCAAAGCGAATCCCGCGCCCCCAGCCGCGCCCAGACCCGCCAGCGCGCGGAATCCCGGCGCTCGGGCCGCGACGGACGCCGCCAGGATCCTTGA
- a CDS encoding HU family DNA-binding protein has product MNKTELIDSIADGAGLTKADAQRALEATIDSITAALKKGDSVSLVGFGTFSVKERAARTGRNPATGETIKIKASKNPSFKAGKGFKDAIK; this is encoded by the coding sequence ATGAACAAGACTGAACTCATCGACAGCATTGCCGACGGCGCGGGACTGACCAAGGCAGACGCTCAGCGCGCCCTGGAAGCCACGATCGACAGCATCACCGCGGCCCTGAAGAAGGGTGACAGCGTGTCTCTGGTCGGCTTCGGCACCTTCTCCGTGAAGGAGCGTGCTGCTCGTACCGGTCGCAATCCGGCCACTGGCGAGACGATCAAGATCAAGGCATCGAAAAATCCGTCATTCAAGGCTGGTAAAGGCTTCAAAGACGCGATAAAATAA